A window of the Candidatus Paraluminiphilus aquimaris genome harbors these coding sequences:
- the panC gene encoding pantoate--beta-alanine ligase: MEIISSISAMQAWRSSLPQGFRVGFAPTMGNLHAGHLSLVEKAKSLSDVTVASIFVNPMQFGESEDLDAYPRTLARDLESLREAGAAAVFTPSVVDIYPEGVEHHTAVEVPGLTDVLCGASRAGHFKGVTTVVSKLFGAVRPDVAAFGAKDLQQVLVIKKMVRDLLMNTEVITVPTMREADGLAMSSRNGYLTKTERQLAPRFPSVLTDFVTAVKSRSSTIEDALETARKALIKHGFHIDYLEARKTFDLTPATSLDTEVAIFGAVFVGKTRLIDNHVIPTL; this comes from the coding sequence ATGGAAATTATCAGCAGCATCAGCGCTATGCAGGCCTGGCGCTCGTCTCTCCCACAGGGTTTTCGCGTCGGCTTCGCACCGACAATGGGTAATCTCCACGCGGGACATCTATCACTTGTTGAGAAGGCGAAATCGCTAAGCGACGTCACTGTCGCCTCGATATTCGTTAACCCCATGCAGTTTGGAGAAAGTGAAGACCTCGATGCCTATCCGCGCACCTTGGCGCGCGATTTGGAAAGTCTGAGAGAGGCTGGCGCGGCTGCCGTGTTTACACCGTCAGTCGTCGATATTTATCCTGAGGGTGTCGAGCACCATACAGCGGTGGAAGTTCCGGGATTAACTGACGTACTTTGCGGCGCCTCGCGCGCCGGTCACTTCAAGGGTGTAACAACCGTCGTCAGCAAGCTTTTTGGGGCAGTACGACCCGATGTCGCGGCATTCGGTGCTAAGGATCTACAACAAGTTCTTGTCATAAAAAAAATGGTTCGCGACCTCCTAATGAATACCGAGGTGATAACTGTTCCGACAATGCGAGAAGCCGACGGCCTTGCCATGAGCTCTCGAAACGGCTACCTGACAAAGACTGAACGACAACTTGCACCTCGCTTTCCAAGCGTACTCACTGACTTTGTTACCGCCGTCAAAAGCAGATCAAGCACGATCGAGGATGCTCTGGAGACCGCGCGTAAAGCTCTCATCAAGCACGGATTTCATATCGACTATCTCGAGGCACGAAAGACCTTTGATCTCACCCCGGCAACCTCGCTAGATACAGAAGTTGCCATATTTGGCGCGGTCTTTGTGGGTAAAACGCGGCTTATTGATAACCACGTCATACCCACGCTTTAA
- a CDS encoding deoxynucleoside kinase → MTETTTAPVDLRGRLPQPYIAVEGPIGVGKTTLAKRLAELFDYQLLLEDAHENPFLDKFYENRRQNALATQLFFLFQRVQKMDDLKQQDMFKPLRIADFLIDKDPIFAEVNLDPDEFELYRKVYGQMTVDAPTPDLVIYLQASVDRLLERIDRRGIASERTISRQYLEELNEVYSEFFLYYDAAPLLIVNANQLDLVSRQEDFAQLVDYALDIKAGRHYFNPTSID, encoded by the coding sequence GTGACAGAAACAACCACAGCGCCCGTCGATCTACGAGGAAGGCTGCCGCAGCCATACATCGCTGTTGAAGGCCCGATCGGCGTCGGTAAAACCACCTTGGCGAAGAGGTTAGCTGAGTTATTCGATTATCAATTGTTACTCGAAGACGCCCACGAAAACCCGTTCCTTGATAAGTTTTATGAAAATCGTCGGCAAAATGCGCTCGCCACTCAACTCTTCTTTTTGTTTCAGCGGGTCCAAAAAATGGACGATTTGAAGCAACAGGATATGTTTAAGCCGCTTCGGATTGCTGACTTCCTCATCGATAAAGATCCGATCTTTGCCGAGGTCAACTTAGATCCAGACGAGTTTGAGCTTTACCGCAAGGTATACGGCCAAATGACTGTCGATGCGCCAACCCCCGACCTGGTTATCTATTTGCAGGCCTCGGTCGACAGACTCCTAGAGCGGATTGACCGCCGAGGAATCGCTTCGGAGCGGACGATCAGTCGTCAGTACCTCGAGGAGCTGAATGAGGTGTACAGCGAGTTCTTTCTTTACTACGATGCCGCGCCTTTACTCATAGTGAACGCTAATCAGCTCGATTTAGTGAGTCGACAAGAGGACTTTGCCCAGCTAGTCGATTATGCTCTCGACATTAAGGCAGGGCGACACTACTTCAACCCGACCTCGATCGACTAA
- a CDS encoding DUF4212 domain-containing protein, with protein MAEFDNKNARRAQFSAQVRGLMLKLLVIWFVVSFGFGILMVEPLNEIRLGGYKMGFWFAQQGSIFVFIALIFYFAATMSRLEREYKEGSE; from the coding sequence ATGGCTGAGTTCGATAATAAAAACGCGCGCAGAGCGCAATTTTCGGCACAAGTTCGAGGACTTATGCTGAAGCTTCTGGTGATTTGGTTTGTTGTGAGCTTTGGTTTCGGCATTCTGATGGTTGAGCCCCTCAATGAAATTCGATTGGGCGGCTACAAGATGGGTTTTTGGTTCGCCCAACAGGGTTCAATCTTTGTTTTTATCGCGTTAATTTTCTATTTTGCGGCGACGATGAGTCGGTTAGAGCGCGAATACAAAGAGGGCTCTGAATAA
- the folK gene encoding 2-amino-4-hydroxy-6-hydroxymethyldihydropteridine diphosphokinase, with protein MTLAVIALGANIDAPIERLAEAYAHVSKMADFSVLDVSPIYQSPPMGPEDQPPYFNAVLSGEYTGEPLPLLRALQKIEASMGRVKTRHWGERCIDLDVIQLGDCVVHLPSLQIPHPGLRSRLFVVQPMIDILGADHRVPGLPELGTLREALSDDTLTLCPNTALG; from the coding sequence ATGACCCTAGCTGTGATTGCCCTAGGCGCAAATATCGATGCGCCCATCGAGCGACTCGCCGAAGCCTACGCGCATGTGTCGAAAATGGCTGATTTCAGCGTCCTTGATGTATCGCCCATTTATCAATCTCCGCCTATGGGCCCCGAGGATCAACCGCCCTACTTCAATGCTGTTCTCTCAGGTGAGTACACAGGCGAGCCTCTACCCCTACTGAGGGCACTGCAAAAAATCGAGGCCTCGATGGGCCGCGTTAAGACACGCCATTGGGGGGAGCGTTGTATCGATCTAGACGTTATTCAACTCGGGGATTGTGTTGTTCATTTACCAAGCCTTCAGATTCCGCATCCGGGCCTTAGAAGTCGCTTATTCGTCGTACAACCCATGATCGATATTCTGGGCGCTGATCATAGGGTGCCGGGCCTCCCCGAACTTGGTACCCTGCGCGAAGCATTGAGCGATGACACACTCACATTGTGTCCCAATACAGCCCTTGGCTAA
- the rpsO gene encoding 30S ribosomal protein S15 — MALDAARKAQIVEDYKQAEGDTGSPEVQVALLTANIEQLQQHFKEHAQDHHSRRGLIRMVNQRRKLLDYLKRKDTSRYASLIKRLGLRR, encoded by the coding sequence ATGGCACTAGATGCAGCACGAAAAGCTCAAATCGTAGAAGACTATAAGCAGGCAGAGGGTGACACAGGTTCACCGGAAGTACAGGTTGCCTTGTTGACCGCAAATATTGAGCAATTACAGCAGCACTTTAAAGAGCATGCGCAGGATCACCATTCACGTCGTGGTCTCATTCGCATGGTTAACCAGCGCCGTAAACTGTTGGATTACCTGAAGCGCAAGGATACCAGTCGGTACGCATCGTTGATTAAGCGTCTTGGCTTGCGCCGATAA
- the panB gene encoding 3-methyl-2-oxobutanoate hydroxymethyltransferase: protein MSERITTSKLEAMKTAGEKFVMVTAYDATFARLVSEAGAECILVGDSLGMVLQGHDTTVPVSLEAMVYHTECVARARPHSLIVSDLPFMTYSSPDVALTASMELMQKGAQMVKLEGGTWLSETIHQLVQRGIPVCAHLGLTPQSVNVFGGYRVMGRTPKEAKSILADAVEIQDAGASIVLLECVPEDLAADISSKLDIPVIGIGAGAGTDAQVLVLHDLLGLTEKPAKFVENFMTNADTVQDAISAFVNAVKDGSYPQAQHTYR from the coding sequence ATGTCCGAACGAATTACCACTAGCAAGCTGGAAGCCATGAAAACCGCAGGCGAAAAGTTTGTGATGGTCACCGCCTACGATGCGACCTTTGCCCGCCTGGTTAGTGAAGCGGGTGCGGAATGCATTCTTGTAGGTGACTCCCTCGGTATGGTCTTACAAGGCCACGACACGACCGTGCCTGTGTCGCTCGAAGCAATGGTCTATCACACCGAATGTGTTGCTCGAGCCCGCCCCCATTCTCTGATTGTGTCAGATCTCCCCTTTATGACGTACTCGTCACCCGATGTTGCTCTTACGGCCAGTATGGAACTGATGCAAAAAGGGGCACAAATGGTAAAGCTTGAAGGGGGTACCTGGCTAAGCGAAACCATTCATCAATTGGTCCAGCGCGGCATCCCCGTCTGTGCTCACCTCGGCTTAACCCCGCAATCGGTCAACGTCTTTGGCGGCTATCGTGTTATGGGGCGAACACCGAAGGAAGCGAAATCGATACTCGCTGACGCTGTAGAAATTCAAGATGCAGGCGCAAGTATCGTTTTGCTTGAATGCGTGCCTGAAGACCTTGCGGCGGATATCTCATCTAAGCTCGATATACCGGTGATTGGTATTGGCGCCGGTGCGGGCACAGACGCACAAGTGTTGGTTCTACACGACTTGCTTGGGCTCACCGAGAAACCCGCAAAGTTCGTCGAAAACTTCATGACGAACGCCGACACCGTGCAAGATGCGATTTCCGCCTTTGTAAACGCGGTGAAGGACGGATCCTACCCGCAGGCACAACACACCTATCGCTAA
- a CDS encoding sodium:solute symporter family protein — protein sequence MSLTLLTYLVVGFTFALYIGIAVATRASSTKDFYVADGGVHPVANGMATAADWMSAASFISMAGLIALSYNGYGGSVFLMGWTGGYVLLALLIAPYLRKYGKYTVPDFIGERYYSDTARVVAVICLILCSVTYVIGQMKGVGVAFSRFLETDYETGLGIGMLIVFFYAVLGGMKGITYTQIAQYVVLITAYTIPAIFISLQLTGNPIPQLGLGSTLSGSDMYLLDKLDLILVDLGFQEYTTTLRGSTLNMLAFTASLMIGTAGLPHVIIRFFTVPSVAAARRSAGWALVFIAILYTTAPAIAAMARLNIVDTMQASDGQALLIEEKPAWFENWEQTGLLKVEDLNGDGRIEYTADPETNELTKLDNDILVLANPEIARLPNWVIALVAAGGLAAALSTAAGLLLAISSAISHDLLKSTYMPSISERAELRASRIAMAVAVLGAGYLGLNPPGFAAGTVALAFGLAASSLFPALLMGIFARGISREGAVTGMLAGISVTLLYVFQHKGIMFIPGTSFLGDMPPNWFFGIEPNAFGVVGAIVNFATAFIISRVTSPPPREVQELLDFLHEPGEAQ from the coding sequence ATGAGTCTAACGCTACTGACTTATCTGGTTGTTGGCTTCACCTTTGCGTTGTACATCGGTATTGCGGTCGCTACGAGAGCCTCTTCAACCAAAGATTTTTATGTCGCAGATGGTGGCGTCCACCCGGTCGCTAACGGCATGGCGACTGCTGCTGACTGGATGTCTGCGGCCTCTTTCATTTCTATGGCAGGCCTCATCGCACTCTCATACAACGGTTATGGTGGGTCAGTCTTCCTCATGGGCTGGACCGGGGGCTATGTGCTTTTAGCCCTGTTGATTGCTCCGTACCTTCGGAAATACGGTAAGTACACCGTCCCTGATTTCATAGGTGAGCGCTATTACTCAGATACGGCGCGTGTAGTCGCCGTCATTTGCCTCATTCTGTGCTCCGTTACTTACGTGATAGGTCAAATGAAAGGCGTGGGGGTCGCGTTTTCACGCTTCCTGGAAACCGACTACGAAACAGGCCTTGGTATCGGAATGTTGATCGTTTTTTTCTACGCCGTTTTGGGGGGTATGAAGGGCATTACCTATACGCAAATCGCCCAATATGTCGTGCTGATTACGGCTTATACGATTCCCGCCATCTTTATCAGTCTCCAGCTTACGGGGAACCCGATACCGCAACTAGGCTTGGGCTCCACACTGTCTGGTAGCGATATGTATCTCCTCGATAAGCTCGACCTTATCTTGGTTGATCTTGGTTTCCAGGAGTACACCACAACGCTTCGTGGTAGCACGCTTAATATGCTGGCGTTCACTGCATCGCTCATGATTGGAACGGCCGGACTGCCTCACGTCATTATTCGGTTTTTTACCGTGCCAAGCGTTGCAGCGGCCCGACGGTCTGCAGGGTGGGCTCTGGTATTCATTGCCATTCTCTACACGACAGCGCCAGCCATCGCTGCCATGGCGAGACTGAATATTGTGGATACCATGCAGGCTTCAGACGGGCAGGCATTGCTCATTGAGGAAAAGCCAGCGTGGTTTGAAAATTGGGAGCAAACAGGCCTACTCAAAGTCGAAGACCTGAATGGGGACGGGCGCATCGAGTATACGGCTGACCCTGAAACTAACGAGTTAACAAAATTAGATAATGATATTTTGGTGTTAGCTAACCCAGAAATAGCGCGGTTGCCTAACTGGGTAATCGCCCTTGTGGCGGCCGGTGGTTTGGCCGCCGCTCTCTCAACAGCTGCAGGTCTTTTGTTGGCGATTTCGAGCGCCATTTCTCATGATCTGCTCAAGAGTACCTATATGCCGTCCATTTCCGAGCGCGCCGAGCTTAGAGCCTCTCGGATTGCGATGGCAGTCGCTGTGCTGGGGGCTGGATATTTGGGTCTGAACCCGCCGGGTTTCGCGGCCGGTACCGTCGCGCTCGCCTTTGGTCTTGCGGCATCTTCGCTTTTCCCGGCGTTACTCATGGGCATCTTCGCGCGTGGTATTAGTCGAGAGGGTGCGGTGACTGGAATGTTGGCGGGAATATCCGTGACGCTGCTTTATGTCTTCCAGCACAAGGGAATTATGTTTATTCCGGGAACGAGCTTCCTAGGTGATATGCCACCCAATTGGTTCTTCGGTATCGAGCCAAATGCGTTTGGTGTTGTTGGAGCGATCGTTAATTTCGCAACCGCCTTTATTATAAGTCGCGTCACCTCACCCCCGCCCCGTGAGGTGCAGGAGCTACTCGACTTTCTCCACGAGCCGGGGGAGGCGCAGTGA
- the pnp gene encoding polyribonucleotide nucleotidyltransferase, producing the protein MNVVTKTFQYGGQEVTLETGRIARQASGAVMVTMGTTSVLCTVVAEQKEKPGQAFFPLSVHYIEKAYSVGKIPGGFFKREARPSEKETLTSRLIDRPIRPLFADGFMNEVQVVCTVMSADLETDPDIPAMIGTSAALAISGCPFNGPIGGARVGFTEADGYLLNPSYTALKDSKLDMVVAGTRDAVLMVESEAKELSEDQMLGAVLFAHQELQTVIKAIDELVAEAGKPRWDWSAAEVNEALRAQVEEAAGGDLGEAYRITEKAARYERVGQVRDAVIEQLASDEGPSADDIKDEFKALEKRIVRQRILAGEPRIDGRDGRTVRQIACEVDVLDNVHGSSLFTRGETQAIGAVTLGSTRDAQIIDALEGERRDPFMLHYNFPPYSVGEAGRMGFTGRREIGHGRLARRGLAAVLPNEEQFPYTIRVVSEITESNGSSSMASVCVGSLAMMAAGVPLKAPVAGIAMGLVKEGNQFAVLTDILGDEDHLGDMDFKVAGTAEGVTALQMDIKIEGINEQIMEVALEQALHARLHILGQMNSVLDSAREITSENAPSMIALKVDSDKIRDIIGKGGATIRQITEESGATVDINDDGTVKVFGQNQAARDAAVEMIMAITAEAEVGAVYTGKVARIVDFGAFITILPGKDGLLHISQIANERVENVSDYLTEGQEVTVKCLDVDQRGRIKLSIKELLEDEAPEEAPVAEAAEAAEPAAEPEVAEVVEADVAEEAPAEDVDADEANSADDASDDASDDDGDEEEEAK; encoded by the coding sequence GTGAATGTAGTTACAAAAACGTTCCAGTATGGTGGCCAAGAAGTCACGCTGGAAACTGGCCGTATCGCGCGCCAGGCCTCTGGTGCCGTTATGGTGACCATGGGCACAACGTCTGTGCTTTGCACCGTCGTAGCAGAACAAAAGGAAAAGCCTGGACAGGCGTTTTTCCCTCTTTCGGTCCATTACATCGAGAAAGCCTATTCGGTAGGTAAAATTCCCGGTGGTTTCTTTAAGCGTGAGGCTCGACCCAGCGAAAAAGAGACGCTGACATCACGATTGATCGATCGTCCTATTCGCCCCTTGTTCGCCGATGGATTCATGAACGAGGTACAGGTTGTCTGTACAGTCATGTCTGCCGATTTGGAGACGGATCCCGATATCCCCGCGATGATTGGTACTTCAGCCGCCCTAGCGATATCGGGTTGCCCTTTCAATGGTCCGATTGGCGGTGCGCGTGTTGGTTTCACCGAGGCCGACGGCTACTTACTCAACCCTAGCTATACGGCATTGAAAGATAGCAAGCTGGATATGGTGGTAGCCGGTACACGCGATGCGGTACTGATGGTTGAATCGGAAGCAAAAGAGCTGTCGGAAGACCAAATGTTGGGCGCCGTACTGTTTGCTCACCAAGAACTGCAAACGGTTATTAAGGCGATCGACGAGCTCGTTGCAGAGGCAGGTAAGCCGCGTTGGGATTGGTCAGCCGCTGAGGTTAACGAAGCGCTTCGTGCACAAGTTGAAGAGGCCGCTGGTGGAGACTTGGGTGAGGCGTACCGCATTACCGAGAAAGCAGCGCGCTACGAGCGTGTCGGACAGGTGCGAGATGCCGTTATCGAGCAACTTGCATCGGACGAAGGTCCCTCTGCAGACGATATCAAGGACGAGTTTAAAGCGCTCGAGAAGCGCATTGTTCGTCAGCGTATTCTCGCTGGAGAGCCTCGTATCGATGGTCGTGATGGCCGCACGGTTCGTCAAATCGCTTGTGAAGTTGACGTACTTGATAACGTGCACGGTTCGTCATTGTTCACGCGTGGCGAGACCCAAGCCATTGGTGCTGTAACGCTCGGATCTACGCGTGATGCACAGATTATCGATGCGCTCGAGGGTGAGCGGCGTGATCCATTCATGCTGCATTACAACTTCCCTCCTTATTCTGTAGGTGAAGCGGGACGCATGGGATTCACCGGACGTCGCGAAATCGGTCACGGCCGCTTGGCACGTCGCGGATTGGCAGCAGTGCTTCCCAACGAGGAGCAGTTCCCTTACACCATTCGGGTTGTATCAGAGATTACCGAGTCAAACGGTTCGAGTTCTATGGCGTCCGTCTGCGTAGGTTCTCTGGCAATGATGGCCGCGGGCGTACCTTTAAAGGCGCCGGTTGCGGGTATCGCCATGGGTCTGGTGAAAGAAGGAAATCAGTTTGCCGTACTCACCGATATTCTTGGTGACGAGGATCACCTTGGTGATATGGACTTTAAAGTAGCGGGTACCGCTGAAGGCGTTACAGCACTGCAAATGGATATCAAGATCGAAGGTATCAACGAGCAGATCATGGAAGTGGCGCTTGAGCAGGCTCTGCATGCGCGCTTACACATCCTTGGCCAAATGAATTCGGTCCTTGATTCAGCGCGGGAAATTACGTCTGAAAATGCGCCAAGCATGATTGCGTTAAAGGTCGATTCCGACAAGATCCGCGACATTATTGGTAAGGGCGGTGCAACCATTCGTCAGATCACAGAAGAGTCTGGCGCGACGGTCGACATCAATGATGACGGCACTGTAAAAGTCTTTGGTCAGAATCAGGCGGCGCGTGATGCGGCGGTTGAAATGATCATGGCCATCACGGCTGAAGCTGAGGTGGGCGCTGTTTACACAGGTAAGGTTGCGCGCATCGTTGATTTTGGTGCGTTCATTACGATCCTTCCGGGTAAAGACGGCTTGTTGCACATTTCTCAAATCGCAAATGAGCGTGTTGAAAATGTGAGCGATTACCTCACTGAAGGTCAAGAAGTGACGGTTAAGTGTCTTGACGTTGATCAACGTGGTCGTATCAAGCTCTCTATCAAAGAGCTGCTCGAAGATGAAGCGCCCGAGGAAGCACCGGTAGCGGAAGCAGCAGAGGCTGCCGAGCCGGCTGCTGAGCCAGAGGTAGCTGAGGTTGTTGAAGCTGACGTCGCTGAGGAAGCGCCTGCAGAGGACGTAGATGCCGATGAAGCGAATAGCGCTGATGACGCATCAGATGACGCATCTGATGATGATGGTGATGAGGAAGAGGAAGCTAAGTAA
- the acs gene encoding acetate--CoA ligase yields MSNEAIYPVPANFADAHITPEKYQEMYRQSLDDPDSFWSSQATEFLSWDKPWDTVCDSDLSTGHARWFDGGKLNASVNCIDRHLPARADQTAILWEGDNPAEHKRITYQALKDEVCRLANVMHDRGVRAGDRVCIYMPMVPEAAYAMLACTRIGAIHSVVFGGFSPEALKDRINDASCRMVITADEGLRGGKTVPLKANVDAALTNCPSVDTVIVLERTGSDIHWEEGRDIAYGASTSTADTEFTPASMDSEAPLFILYTSGSTGKPKGVLHTTGGYLLQAASTFKYVFDYREGEVFWCTADVGWVTGHSYIVYGPLANGATTVMFEGVPTYPDGGRCWEVIDKHQINTFFTAPTAIRALHALGDDFVTRHSRRSLRIIGSVGEPINPEAWEWYHRVVGDSRCPIVDSWWQTETGAMMITPMPSAHAMKPGYASFPYFGVEPALLDEQGQEIEGEGSGYLVIKRSWPGQIRTVYGDHQRLIDTYFSTYEGYYFTGDGALRDADGYLRITGRVDDVLNVSGHRMGTAEVESALVLHSDISEAAVVGYPHPIKGQGIYCYVTPVTGVEDSPELRAELIQLCVKEIGPIAKPDVIQWAPGLPKTRSGKIMRRILRKIAENELDSLGDTSTLADPSVVAQLITGRSDQ; encoded by the coding sequence ATGTCTAACGAGGCGATTTATCCCGTTCCGGCAAACTTTGCGGACGCACACATCACCCCTGAAAAATATCAGGAGATGTACCGGCAGTCGCTAGATGATCCAGATAGCTTCTGGAGCAGTCAGGCGACCGAGTTCTTATCGTGGGACAAGCCTTGGGACACCGTCTGCGACAGCGACCTGTCCACAGGCCACGCTCGGTGGTTCGATGGCGGCAAGCTGAACGCCAGTGTTAACTGCATCGACCGCCATTTGCCGGCTCGAGCGGATCAAACCGCCATCCTATGGGAAGGAGACAACCCCGCAGAGCACAAGCGCATCACCTACCAGGCGCTCAAAGACGAGGTCTGCCGTCTCGCCAATGTCATGCATGACCGTGGCGTTCGCGCAGGCGACCGTGTCTGTATATATATGCCTATGGTGCCTGAAGCAGCCTATGCCATGCTTGCCTGCACGCGAATTGGCGCCATTCATTCAGTCGTGTTCGGTGGATTTTCTCCGGAGGCACTCAAAGATCGCATCAATGACGCGAGTTGCCGCATGGTAATTACGGCCGACGAAGGGTTGCGCGGTGGTAAAACCGTGCCCCTGAAAGCCAATGTCGACGCCGCTTTAACTAACTGTCCATCCGTGGATACCGTTATCGTCCTTGAGCGAACAGGCAGTGACATTCACTGGGAGGAAGGGCGCGATATTGCTTACGGCGCGAGCACATCGACTGCCGATACCGAATTCACGCCCGCCTCGATGGACAGTGAGGCACCGCTTTTCATCCTGTACACATCCGGCTCAACGGGCAAACCAAAAGGTGTATTGCACACAACGGGCGGCTATCTATTACAAGCAGCCAGCACGTTCAAATATGTTTTTGACTACCGTGAAGGCGAGGTCTTCTGGTGTACAGCAGACGTGGGATGGGTGACTGGACACTCGTATATCGTATACGGCCCGCTCGCCAACGGCGCAACAACCGTCATGTTCGAAGGTGTTCCCACCTATCCCGACGGTGGACGTTGTTGGGAGGTGATCGACAAACACCAAATTAATACATTTTTTACCGCACCGACCGCTATCCGAGCCCTTCATGCTCTCGGCGACGATTTCGTAACGAGGCACTCACGGCGCAGTCTCAGAATCATTGGCTCGGTAGGGGAACCCATTAACCCTGAGGCTTGGGAGTGGTACCACCGCGTTGTGGGAGACAGCCGCTGCCCCATTGTGGACAGCTGGTGGCAGACTGAGACCGGCGCCATGATGATTACGCCCATGCCATCTGCCCACGCGATGAAGCCTGGCTACGCAAGTTTCCCCTACTTCGGTGTCGAACCTGCCCTGCTCGATGAGCAGGGACAAGAGATTGAAGGGGAGGGTTCAGGGTATCTTGTGATTAAACGATCATGGCCTGGCCAGATTCGAACCGTCTACGGTGATCACCAGCGCCTCATTGATACTTACTTCTCTACTTATGAGGGCTACTATTTTACCGGCGACGGCGCGCTTCGCGATGCGGACGGCTACCTCCGCATCACGGGCCGCGTCGATGATGTTCTGAACGTATCGGGTCACAGGATGGGTACGGCTGAGGTTGAAAGTGCGCTGGTTCTTCACAGTGACATCTCGGAAGCCGCGGTCGTGGGATATCCACACCCAATTAAAGGCCAAGGGATTTATTGCTACGTGACACCGGTCACCGGTGTTGAAGACAGTCCTGAACTTCGGGCCGAACTAATACAGCTCTGCGTCAAAGAGATAGGCCCGATAGCAAAACCTGATGTCATACAATGGGCGCCGGGACTCCCCAAAACTCGCTCAGGAAAAATTATGCGACGGATCTTGAGAAAGATCGCCGAAAACGAGCTCGACAGCTTGGGCGATACCTCTACCTTGGCTGATCCATCTGTCGTGGCGCAACTCATTACAGGGCGTAGCGACCAATAA